From Anopheles coluzzii chromosome 3, AcolN3, whole genome shotgun sequence, the proteins below share one genomic window:
- the LOC120957267 gene encoding probable G-protein coupled receptor 158 isoform X1, producing the protein MGHLHHRHHHPAHDRLLARLVFGTVSRPTSSPSQQYHCYRHRHVLRWVLVGLISFLINTGHGLEQLSGQQEPQADQQPIPPTLSSTSTPTPTLPPCEQRALDDIPPDPFYDVSDITISAAKSFADFLASRKIDGTSRDDRKFALAREKANELATSVLKQDDGLLLAVGIAYPRLPLAVVQFRDQIDSAHVNLSESKNFLSTYWRELGAAWNQSNGAQFWGAPFRDCGPLYGRWLWPYSVTVESQGVKIVASAFIAADVDQCNDALESIFGRRHVCDRESTFCLLSELDASKPRGKYTCVCRPGYYIPNESIQGFSSEKDDGNITNFSCIPCPSACECDSEGSCSSPDEDFSTETLMKATIGAILGACMLCCLVLALIVFRQRKCKTIATGMWTILETILFGILLLYLAVALHFLQASTVRCLLEPWCRELGFIICYGAIVLKLYRHLVEFRTRKAHRWVVRDLDLLRYLCAMIVAVLCYLAAFTATSLDFLQYSELVWQMDQPQSMDAEQVASNMCRPLRWDYVTEAGELLILGFGLQLAIASRNANTQFRERQFLVASILIEFLVSSTFYILRFWYLEEFNPSTLFLALFVRSQLTNTVTLGLIFLPKLWYQHKQVRSLAHDVSFRLPVDAFKGAHESTHHGGALGTYAGICMGDPEVGDVTISEMSPEDIRAELKRLYTQLEYLKNKTLRQDNPHISKRRGGRKVAHRRFSLQKKGSREKALSAKHRHNRPAVSEVEVTEAEPSRTPEDSVCSVEGPTDTGTGTGEISGISSSK; encoded by the exons ATGggtcatcttcatcatcgcCACCATCACCCGGCTCATGATCGGCTGCTCGCTAGACTCGTTTTCGGTACTGTATCGCGACCGACAAGCTCGCCGTCCCAACAATACCACTGCTATCGTCACCGACACGTACTGCGCTGGGTGCTCGTGGGGCTTATCTCCTTCCTGATTAACACAGGACATGGACTGGAACAGCTTTCCGGTCAGCAGGAACCCCAAGCTGACCAGCAACCCATCCCACCAACGCTTTCGTCGACCTCCACCCCGACCCCAACACTCCCGCCCTGCGAACAGCGTGCCCTGGACGATATCCCACCCGACCCATTCTACGACGTGTCGGACATTACGATCAGTGCGGCTAAATCGTTTGCCGATTTCCTCGCTAGCCGCAAGATAGATGGTACGTCTCGTGACGATCGCAAGTTTGCACTCGCCCGCGAGAAAGCGAACGAGCTGGCAACCAGCGTACTGAAGCAGGACGATGGATTGCTGCTGGCAGTTGGCATTGCGTACCCGCGGCTTCCACTGGCCGTGGTACAGTTTCGGGATCAGATCGACAGCGCGCACGTCAATCTGTCCGAGAGCAAGAACTTCCTGTCAACGTACTGGCGCGAGTTGGGAGCTGCATGGAACCAGAGCAATGGCGCACAGTTCTGGGGTGCTCCGTTTCGTGACTGCGGCCCCCTCTACGGACGGTGGCTTTGGCCGTACAGCGTTACCGTGGAGTCACAGGGTGTCAA AATCGTAGCTTCGGCGTTCATTGCAGCCGACGTGGATCAATGCAACGATGctctggaatcgatttttgGCCGTCGTCATGTTTGCGATCGTGAGTCCACCTTCTGTCTGCTGTCGGAGCTGGACGCCTCCAAGCCCCGGGGCAAGTATACTTGCGTCTGTCGCCCCGGTTACTACATTCCCAACGAATcaatacaggggttttcatCCGAGAAAGACGATGGCAACATTACAAACTTTAG CTGCATTCCTTGCCCAAGTGCATGCGAGTGTGATTCGGAGGGTAGCTGCAGCAGCCCGGACGAGGACTTTAGCACCGAAACACTCATGAAGGCTACGATCGGTGCTATCTTAGGAGCTTGTATGCTTTGTTGTTTAGTGTTAGCGTTAATTGTGTTCCGCCAACGGAAGTGCAAG ACCATTGCCACCGGGATGTGGACCATTTTagaaacaattttattcgGCATTTTACTTCTATACTTAGCG GTTGCGCTACACTTCCTGCAGGCATCGACTGTGCGTTGCCTGCTGGAGCCGTGGTGTCGCGAGCTGGGCTTCATCATCTGCTACGGTGCTATCGTGCTCAAGCTGTACCGTCACCTGGTGGAGTTCCGCACCAGAAAAGCTCATCGATGGGTTGTGAGAGATCTCGATCTATTGCGCTACCTGTGCGCCATGATCGTCGCGGTGCTGTGCTATCTGGCCGCCTTTACCGCGACCAGTCTCGACTTTTTACAGTACAGCGAGCTGGTGTGGCAGATGGACCAACCGCAGTCGATGGACGCCGAGCAGGTCGCGTCCAATATGTGTCGCCCACTTCGCTGGGACTACGTAACCGAAGCCGGCGAGCTGCTAATACTCGGCTTCGGTCTACAACTAGCCATCGCCAGCCgcaacgcaaacacacaatttCGG GAGCGACAGTTTTTAGTAGCCTCCATACTGATCGAGTTTCTCGTCTCGTCCACGTTCTATATACTGCGCTTCTGGTATTTGGAGGAGTTTAATCCGTCTACACTGTTCTTAGCGCTGTTTGTGCGCTCGCAGCTGACCAACACCGTGACGTTGGGTTTGATTTTTCTGCCCAAACTCTGGTACCAGCATAAACAG GTTCGTTCCCTTGCCCATGACGTATCATTCCGCTTACCTGTGGATGCTTTCAAGGGTGCACATGAGAGTACACACCATGGCGGGGCGCTCGGCACATACGCTGGCATCTGCATGGGTGACCCGGAGGTCGGCGACGTCACAATATCGGAGATGAGTCCCGAGGACATCAGAGCCGAGCTGAAAAg actGTACACACAActagaatatttaaaaaataaaacccttcGCCAAGACAATCCCCACATAAGCAAGCGAAGAGGAGGCAGAAAGGTGGCCCATCGAAGATTCTCACTCCAG AAAAAAGGAAGCCGAGAAAAG
- the LOC120957267 gene encoding probable G-protein coupled receptor 158 isoform X3 yields the protein MGHLHHRHHHPAHDRLLARLVFGTVSRPTSSPSQQYHCYRHRHVLRWVLVGLISFLINTGHGLEQLSGQQEPQADQQPIPPTLSSTSTPTPTLPPCEQRALDDIPPDPFYDVSDITISAAKSFADFLASRKIDGTSRDDRKFALAREKANELATSVLKQDDGLLLAVGIAYPRLPLAVVQFRDQIDSAHVNLSESKNFLSTYWRELGAAWNQSNGAQFWGAPFRDCGPLYGRWLWPYSVTVESQGVKIVASAFIAADVDQCNDALESIFGRRHVCDRESTFCLLSELDASKPRGKYTCVCRPGYYIPNESIQGFSSEKDDGNITNFSCIPCPSACECDSEGSCSSPDEDFSTETLMKATIGAILGACMLCCLVLALIVFRQRKCKTIATGMWTILETILFGILLLYLAVALHFLQASTVRCLLEPWCRELGFIICYGAIVLKLYRHLVEFRTRKAHRWVVRDLDLLRYLCAMIVAVLCYLAAFTATSLDFLQYSELVWQMDQPQSMDAEQVASNMCRPLRWDYVTEAGELLILGFGLQLAIASRNANTQFRERQFLVASILIEFLVSSTFYILRFWYLEEFNPSTLFLALFVRSQLTNTVTLGLIFLPKLWYQHKQGAHESTHHGGALGTYAGICMGDPEVGDVTISEMSPEDIRAELKRLYTQLEYLKNKTLRQDNPHISKRRGGRKVAHRRFSLQKKGSREKALSAKHRHNRPAVSEVEVTEAEPSRTPEDSVCSVEGPTDTGTGTGEISGISSSK from the exons ATGggtcatcttcatcatcgcCACCATCACCCGGCTCATGATCGGCTGCTCGCTAGACTCGTTTTCGGTACTGTATCGCGACCGACAAGCTCGCCGTCCCAACAATACCACTGCTATCGTCACCGACACGTACTGCGCTGGGTGCTCGTGGGGCTTATCTCCTTCCTGATTAACACAGGACATGGACTGGAACAGCTTTCCGGTCAGCAGGAACCCCAAGCTGACCAGCAACCCATCCCACCAACGCTTTCGTCGACCTCCACCCCGACCCCAACACTCCCGCCCTGCGAACAGCGTGCCCTGGACGATATCCCACCCGACCCATTCTACGACGTGTCGGACATTACGATCAGTGCGGCTAAATCGTTTGCCGATTTCCTCGCTAGCCGCAAGATAGATGGTACGTCTCGTGACGATCGCAAGTTTGCACTCGCCCGCGAGAAAGCGAACGAGCTGGCAACCAGCGTACTGAAGCAGGACGATGGATTGCTGCTGGCAGTTGGCATTGCGTACCCGCGGCTTCCACTGGCCGTGGTACAGTTTCGGGATCAGATCGACAGCGCGCACGTCAATCTGTCCGAGAGCAAGAACTTCCTGTCAACGTACTGGCGCGAGTTGGGAGCTGCATGGAACCAGAGCAATGGCGCACAGTTCTGGGGTGCTCCGTTTCGTGACTGCGGCCCCCTCTACGGACGGTGGCTTTGGCCGTACAGCGTTACCGTGGAGTCACAGGGTGTCAA AATCGTAGCTTCGGCGTTCATTGCAGCCGACGTGGATCAATGCAACGATGctctggaatcgatttttgGCCGTCGTCATGTTTGCGATCGTGAGTCCACCTTCTGTCTGCTGTCGGAGCTGGACGCCTCCAAGCCCCGGGGCAAGTATACTTGCGTCTGTCGCCCCGGTTACTACATTCCCAACGAATcaatacaggggttttcatCCGAGAAAGACGATGGCAACATTACAAACTTTAG CTGCATTCCTTGCCCAAGTGCATGCGAGTGTGATTCGGAGGGTAGCTGCAGCAGCCCGGACGAGGACTTTAGCACCGAAACACTCATGAAGGCTACGATCGGTGCTATCTTAGGAGCTTGTATGCTTTGTTGTTTAGTGTTAGCGTTAATTGTGTTCCGCCAACGGAAGTGCAAG ACCATTGCCACCGGGATGTGGACCATTTTagaaacaattttattcgGCATTTTACTTCTATACTTAGCG GTTGCGCTACACTTCCTGCAGGCATCGACTGTGCGTTGCCTGCTGGAGCCGTGGTGTCGCGAGCTGGGCTTCATCATCTGCTACGGTGCTATCGTGCTCAAGCTGTACCGTCACCTGGTGGAGTTCCGCACCAGAAAAGCTCATCGATGGGTTGTGAGAGATCTCGATCTATTGCGCTACCTGTGCGCCATGATCGTCGCGGTGCTGTGCTATCTGGCCGCCTTTACCGCGACCAGTCTCGACTTTTTACAGTACAGCGAGCTGGTGTGGCAGATGGACCAACCGCAGTCGATGGACGCCGAGCAGGTCGCGTCCAATATGTGTCGCCCACTTCGCTGGGACTACGTAACCGAAGCCGGCGAGCTGCTAATACTCGGCTTCGGTCTACAACTAGCCATCGCCAGCCgcaacgcaaacacacaatttCGG GAGCGACAGTTTTTAGTAGCCTCCATACTGATCGAGTTTCTCGTCTCGTCCACGTTCTATATACTGCGCTTCTGGTATTTGGAGGAGTTTAATCCGTCTACACTGTTCTTAGCGCTGTTTGTGCGCTCGCAGCTGACCAACACCGTGACGTTGGGTTTGATTTTTCTGCCCAAACTCTGGTACCAGCATAAACAG GGTGCACATGAGAGTACACACCATGGCGGGGCGCTCGGCACATACGCTGGCATCTGCATGGGTGACCCGGAGGTCGGCGACGTCACAATATCGGAGATGAGTCCCGAGGACATCAGAGCCGAGCTGAAAAg actGTACACACAActagaatatttaaaaaataaaacccttcGCCAAGACAATCCCCACATAAGCAAGCGAAGAGGAGGCAGAAAGGTGGCCCATCGAAGATTCTCACTCCAG AAAAAAGGAAGCCGAGAAAAG
- the LOC120957267 gene encoding probable G-protein coupled receptor 158 isoform X4 produces the protein MGHLHHRHHHPAHDRLLARLVFGTVSRPTSSPSQQYHCYRHRHVLRWVLVGLISFLINTGHGLEQLSGQQEPQADQQPIPPTLSSTSTPTPTLPPCEQRALDDIPPDPFYDVSDITISAAKSFADFLASRKIDGTSRDDRKFALAREKANELATSVLKQDDGLLLAVGIAYPRLPLAVVQFRDQIDSAHVNLSESKNFLSTYWRELGAAWNQSNGAQFWGAPFRDCGPLYGRWLWPYSVTVESQGVKIVASAFIAADVDQCNDALESIFGRRHVCDRESTFCLLSELDASKPRGKYTCVCRPGYYIPNESIQGFSSEKDDGNITNFSCIPCPSACECDSEGSCSSPDEDFSTETLMKATIGAILGACMLCCLVLALIVFRQRKCKTIATGMWTILETILFGILLLYLAVALHFLQASTVRCLLEPWCRELGFIICYGAIVLKLYRHLVEFRTRKAHRWVVRDLDLLRYLCAMIVAVLCYLAAFTATSLDFLQYSELVWQMDQPQSMDAEQVASNMCRPLRWDYVTEAGELLILGFGLQLAIASRNANTQFRERQFLVASILIEFLVSSTFYILRFWYLEEFNPSTLFLALFVRSQLTNTVTLGLIFLPKLWYQHKQGAHESTHHGGALGTYAGICMGDPEVGDVTISEMSPEDIRAELKRLYTQLEYLKNKTLRQDNPHISKRRGGRKVAHRRFSLQALSAKHRHNRPAVSEVEVTEAEPSRTPEDSVCSVEGPTDTGTGTGEISGISSSK, from the exons ATGggtcatcttcatcatcgcCACCATCACCCGGCTCATGATCGGCTGCTCGCTAGACTCGTTTTCGGTACTGTATCGCGACCGACAAGCTCGCCGTCCCAACAATACCACTGCTATCGTCACCGACACGTACTGCGCTGGGTGCTCGTGGGGCTTATCTCCTTCCTGATTAACACAGGACATGGACTGGAACAGCTTTCCGGTCAGCAGGAACCCCAAGCTGACCAGCAACCCATCCCACCAACGCTTTCGTCGACCTCCACCCCGACCCCAACACTCCCGCCCTGCGAACAGCGTGCCCTGGACGATATCCCACCCGACCCATTCTACGACGTGTCGGACATTACGATCAGTGCGGCTAAATCGTTTGCCGATTTCCTCGCTAGCCGCAAGATAGATGGTACGTCTCGTGACGATCGCAAGTTTGCACTCGCCCGCGAGAAAGCGAACGAGCTGGCAACCAGCGTACTGAAGCAGGACGATGGATTGCTGCTGGCAGTTGGCATTGCGTACCCGCGGCTTCCACTGGCCGTGGTACAGTTTCGGGATCAGATCGACAGCGCGCACGTCAATCTGTCCGAGAGCAAGAACTTCCTGTCAACGTACTGGCGCGAGTTGGGAGCTGCATGGAACCAGAGCAATGGCGCACAGTTCTGGGGTGCTCCGTTTCGTGACTGCGGCCCCCTCTACGGACGGTGGCTTTGGCCGTACAGCGTTACCGTGGAGTCACAGGGTGTCAA AATCGTAGCTTCGGCGTTCATTGCAGCCGACGTGGATCAATGCAACGATGctctggaatcgatttttgGCCGTCGTCATGTTTGCGATCGTGAGTCCACCTTCTGTCTGCTGTCGGAGCTGGACGCCTCCAAGCCCCGGGGCAAGTATACTTGCGTCTGTCGCCCCGGTTACTACATTCCCAACGAATcaatacaggggttttcatCCGAGAAAGACGATGGCAACATTACAAACTTTAG CTGCATTCCTTGCCCAAGTGCATGCGAGTGTGATTCGGAGGGTAGCTGCAGCAGCCCGGACGAGGACTTTAGCACCGAAACACTCATGAAGGCTACGATCGGTGCTATCTTAGGAGCTTGTATGCTTTGTTGTTTAGTGTTAGCGTTAATTGTGTTCCGCCAACGGAAGTGCAAG ACCATTGCCACCGGGATGTGGACCATTTTagaaacaattttattcgGCATTTTACTTCTATACTTAGCG GTTGCGCTACACTTCCTGCAGGCATCGACTGTGCGTTGCCTGCTGGAGCCGTGGTGTCGCGAGCTGGGCTTCATCATCTGCTACGGTGCTATCGTGCTCAAGCTGTACCGTCACCTGGTGGAGTTCCGCACCAGAAAAGCTCATCGATGGGTTGTGAGAGATCTCGATCTATTGCGCTACCTGTGCGCCATGATCGTCGCGGTGCTGTGCTATCTGGCCGCCTTTACCGCGACCAGTCTCGACTTTTTACAGTACAGCGAGCTGGTGTGGCAGATGGACCAACCGCAGTCGATGGACGCCGAGCAGGTCGCGTCCAATATGTGTCGCCCACTTCGCTGGGACTACGTAACCGAAGCCGGCGAGCTGCTAATACTCGGCTTCGGTCTACAACTAGCCATCGCCAGCCgcaacgcaaacacacaatttCGG GAGCGACAGTTTTTAGTAGCCTCCATACTGATCGAGTTTCTCGTCTCGTCCACGTTCTATATACTGCGCTTCTGGTATTTGGAGGAGTTTAATCCGTCTACACTGTTCTTAGCGCTGTTTGTGCGCTCGCAGCTGACCAACACCGTGACGTTGGGTTTGATTTTTCTGCCCAAACTCTGGTACCAGCATAAACAG GGTGCACATGAGAGTACACACCATGGCGGGGCGCTCGGCACATACGCTGGCATCTGCATGGGTGACCCGGAGGTCGGCGACGTCACAATATCGGAGATGAGTCCCGAGGACATCAGAGCCGAGCTGAAAAg actGTACACACAActagaatatttaaaaaataaaacccttcGCCAAGACAATCCCCACATAAGCAAGCGAAGAGGAGGCAGAAAGGTGGCCCATCGAAGATTCTCACTCCAG
- the LOC120957267 gene encoding probable G-protein coupled receptor 158 isoform X2 codes for MGHLHHRHHHPAHDRLLARLVFGTVSRPTSSPSQQYHCYRHRHVLRWVLVGLISFLINTGHGLEQLSGQQEPQADQQPIPPTLSSTSTPTPTLPPCEQRALDDIPPDPFYDVSDITISAAKSFADFLASRKIDGTSRDDRKFALAREKANELATSVLKQDDGLLLAVGIAYPRLPLAVVQFRDQIDSAHVNLSESKNFLSTYWRELGAAWNQSNGAQFWGAPFRDCGPLYGRWLWPYSVTVESQGVKIVASAFIAADVDQCNDALESIFGRRHVCDRESTFCLLSELDASKPRGKYTCVCRPGYYIPNESIQGFSSEKDDGNITNFSCIPCPSACECDSEGSCSSPDEDFSTETLMKATIGAILGACMLCCLVLALIVFRQRKCKTIATGMWTILETILFGILLLYLAVALHFLQASTVRCLLEPWCRELGFIICYGAIVLKLYRHLVEFRTRKAHRWVVRDLDLLRYLCAMIVAVLCYLAAFTATSLDFLQYSELVWQMDQPQSMDAEQVASNMCRPLRWDYVTEAGELLILGFGLQLAIASRNANTQFRERQFLVASILIEFLVSSTFYILRFWYLEEFNPSTLFLALFVRSQLTNTVTLGLIFLPKLWYQHKQVRSLAHDVSFRLPVDAFKGAHESTHHGGALGTYAGICMGDPEVGDVTISEMSPEDIRAELKRLYTQLEYLKNKTLRQDNPHISKRRGGRKVAHRRFSLQALSAKHRHNRPAVSEVEVTEAEPSRTPEDSVCSVEGPTDTGTGTGEISGISSSK; via the exons ATGggtcatcttcatcatcgcCACCATCACCCGGCTCATGATCGGCTGCTCGCTAGACTCGTTTTCGGTACTGTATCGCGACCGACAAGCTCGCCGTCCCAACAATACCACTGCTATCGTCACCGACACGTACTGCGCTGGGTGCTCGTGGGGCTTATCTCCTTCCTGATTAACACAGGACATGGACTGGAACAGCTTTCCGGTCAGCAGGAACCCCAAGCTGACCAGCAACCCATCCCACCAACGCTTTCGTCGACCTCCACCCCGACCCCAACACTCCCGCCCTGCGAACAGCGTGCCCTGGACGATATCCCACCCGACCCATTCTACGACGTGTCGGACATTACGATCAGTGCGGCTAAATCGTTTGCCGATTTCCTCGCTAGCCGCAAGATAGATGGTACGTCTCGTGACGATCGCAAGTTTGCACTCGCCCGCGAGAAAGCGAACGAGCTGGCAACCAGCGTACTGAAGCAGGACGATGGATTGCTGCTGGCAGTTGGCATTGCGTACCCGCGGCTTCCACTGGCCGTGGTACAGTTTCGGGATCAGATCGACAGCGCGCACGTCAATCTGTCCGAGAGCAAGAACTTCCTGTCAACGTACTGGCGCGAGTTGGGAGCTGCATGGAACCAGAGCAATGGCGCACAGTTCTGGGGTGCTCCGTTTCGTGACTGCGGCCCCCTCTACGGACGGTGGCTTTGGCCGTACAGCGTTACCGTGGAGTCACAGGGTGTCAA AATCGTAGCTTCGGCGTTCATTGCAGCCGACGTGGATCAATGCAACGATGctctggaatcgatttttgGCCGTCGTCATGTTTGCGATCGTGAGTCCACCTTCTGTCTGCTGTCGGAGCTGGACGCCTCCAAGCCCCGGGGCAAGTATACTTGCGTCTGTCGCCCCGGTTACTACATTCCCAACGAATcaatacaggggttttcatCCGAGAAAGACGATGGCAACATTACAAACTTTAG CTGCATTCCTTGCCCAAGTGCATGCGAGTGTGATTCGGAGGGTAGCTGCAGCAGCCCGGACGAGGACTTTAGCACCGAAACACTCATGAAGGCTACGATCGGTGCTATCTTAGGAGCTTGTATGCTTTGTTGTTTAGTGTTAGCGTTAATTGTGTTCCGCCAACGGAAGTGCAAG ACCATTGCCACCGGGATGTGGACCATTTTagaaacaattttattcgGCATTTTACTTCTATACTTAGCG GTTGCGCTACACTTCCTGCAGGCATCGACTGTGCGTTGCCTGCTGGAGCCGTGGTGTCGCGAGCTGGGCTTCATCATCTGCTACGGTGCTATCGTGCTCAAGCTGTACCGTCACCTGGTGGAGTTCCGCACCAGAAAAGCTCATCGATGGGTTGTGAGAGATCTCGATCTATTGCGCTACCTGTGCGCCATGATCGTCGCGGTGCTGTGCTATCTGGCCGCCTTTACCGCGACCAGTCTCGACTTTTTACAGTACAGCGAGCTGGTGTGGCAGATGGACCAACCGCAGTCGATGGACGCCGAGCAGGTCGCGTCCAATATGTGTCGCCCACTTCGCTGGGACTACGTAACCGAAGCCGGCGAGCTGCTAATACTCGGCTTCGGTCTACAACTAGCCATCGCCAGCCgcaacgcaaacacacaatttCGG GAGCGACAGTTTTTAGTAGCCTCCATACTGATCGAGTTTCTCGTCTCGTCCACGTTCTATATACTGCGCTTCTGGTATTTGGAGGAGTTTAATCCGTCTACACTGTTCTTAGCGCTGTTTGTGCGCTCGCAGCTGACCAACACCGTGACGTTGGGTTTGATTTTTCTGCCCAAACTCTGGTACCAGCATAAACAG GTTCGTTCCCTTGCCCATGACGTATCATTCCGCTTACCTGTGGATGCTTTCAAGGGTGCACATGAGAGTACACACCATGGCGGGGCGCTCGGCACATACGCTGGCATCTGCATGGGTGACCCGGAGGTCGGCGACGTCACAATATCGGAGATGAGTCCCGAGGACATCAGAGCCGAGCTGAAAAg actGTACACACAActagaatatttaaaaaataaaacccttcGCCAAGACAATCCCCACATAAGCAAGCGAAGAGGAGGCAGAAAGGTGGCCCATCGAAGATTCTCACTCCAG
- the LOC120957267 gene encoding probable G-protein coupled receptor 158 isoform X5, which yields MGHLHHRHHHPAHDRLLARLVFGTVSRPTSSPSQQYHCYRHRHVLRWVLVGLISFLINTGHGLEQLSGQQEPQADQQPIPPTLSSTSTPTPTLPPCEQRALDDIPPDPFYDVSDITISAAKSFADFLASRKIDGTSRDDRKFALAREKANELATSVLKQDDGLLLAVGIAYPRLPLAVVQFRDQIDSAHVNLSESKNFLSTYWRELGAAWNQSNGAQFWGAPFRDCGPLYGRWLWPYSVTVESQGVKIVASAFIAADVDQCNDALESIFGRRHVCDRESTFCLLSELDASKPRGKYTCVCRPGYYIPNESIQGFSSEKDDGNITNFSCIPCPSACECDSEGSCSSPDEDFSTETLMKATIGAILGACMLCCLVLALIVFRQRKCKTIATGMWTILETILFGILLLYLAVALHFLQASTVRCLLEPWCRELGFIICYGAIVLKLYRHLVEFRTRKAHRWVVRDLDLLRYLCAMIVAVLCYLAAFTATSLDFLQYSELVWQMDQPQSMDAEQVASNMCRPLRWDYVTEAGELLILGFGLQLAIASRNANTQFRERQFLVASILIEFLVSSTFYILRFWYLEEFNPSTLFLALFVRSQLTNTVTLGLIFLPKLWYQHKQALSAKHRHNRPAVSEVEVTEAEPSRTPEDSVCSVEGPTDTGTGTGEISGISSSK from the exons ATGggtcatcttcatcatcgcCACCATCACCCGGCTCATGATCGGCTGCTCGCTAGACTCGTTTTCGGTACTGTATCGCGACCGACAAGCTCGCCGTCCCAACAATACCACTGCTATCGTCACCGACACGTACTGCGCTGGGTGCTCGTGGGGCTTATCTCCTTCCTGATTAACACAGGACATGGACTGGAACAGCTTTCCGGTCAGCAGGAACCCCAAGCTGACCAGCAACCCATCCCACCAACGCTTTCGTCGACCTCCACCCCGACCCCAACACTCCCGCCCTGCGAACAGCGTGCCCTGGACGATATCCCACCCGACCCATTCTACGACGTGTCGGACATTACGATCAGTGCGGCTAAATCGTTTGCCGATTTCCTCGCTAGCCGCAAGATAGATGGTACGTCTCGTGACGATCGCAAGTTTGCACTCGCCCGCGAGAAAGCGAACGAGCTGGCAACCAGCGTACTGAAGCAGGACGATGGATTGCTGCTGGCAGTTGGCATTGCGTACCCGCGGCTTCCACTGGCCGTGGTACAGTTTCGGGATCAGATCGACAGCGCGCACGTCAATCTGTCCGAGAGCAAGAACTTCCTGTCAACGTACTGGCGCGAGTTGGGAGCTGCATGGAACCAGAGCAATGGCGCACAGTTCTGGGGTGCTCCGTTTCGTGACTGCGGCCCCCTCTACGGACGGTGGCTTTGGCCGTACAGCGTTACCGTGGAGTCACAGGGTGTCAA AATCGTAGCTTCGGCGTTCATTGCAGCCGACGTGGATCAATGCAACGATGctctggaatcgatttttgGCCGTCGTCATGTTTGCGATCGTGAGTCCACCTTCTGTCTGCTGTCGGAGCTGGACGCCTCCAAGCCCCGGGGCAAGTATACTTGCGTCTGTCGCCCCGGTTACTACATTCCCAACGAATcaatacaggggttttcatCCGAGAAAGACGATGGCAACATTACAAACTTTAG CTGCATTCCTTGCCCAAGTGCATGCGAGTGTGATTCGGAGGGTAGCTGCAGCAGCCCGGACGAGGACTTTAGCACCGAAACACTCATGAAGGCTACGATCGGTGCTATCTTAGGAGCTTGTATGCTTTGTTGTTTAGTGTTAGCGTTAATTGTGTTCCGCCAACGGAAGTGCAAG ACCATTGCCACCGGGATGTGGACCATTTTagaaacaattttattcgGCATTTTACTTCTATACTTAGCG GTTGCGCTACACTTCCTGCAGGCATCGACTGTGCGTTGCCTGCTGGAGCCGTGGTGTCGCGAGCTGGGCTTCATCATCTGCTACGGTGCTATCGTGCTCAAGCTGTACCGTCACCTGGTGGAGTTCCGCACCAGAAAAGCTCATCGATGGGTTGTGAGAGATCTCGATCTATTGCGCTACCTGTGCGCCATGATCGTCGCGGTGCTGTGCTATCTGGCCGCCTTTACCGCGACCAGTCTCGACTTTTTACAGTACAGCGAGCTGGTGTGGCAGATGGACCAACCGCAGTCGATGGACGCCGAGCAGGTCGCGTCCAATATGTGTCGCCCACTTCGCTGGGACTACGTAACCGAAGCCGGCGAGCTGCTAATACTCGGCTTCGGTCTACAACTAGCCATCGCCAGCCgcaacgcaaacacacaatttCGG GAGCGACAGTTTTTAGTAGCCTCCATACTGATCGAGTTTCTCGTCTCGTCCACGTTCTATATACTGCGCTTCTGGTATTTGGAGGAGTTTAATCCGTCTACACTGTTCTTAGCGCTGTTTGTGCGCTCGCAGCTGACCAACACCGTGACGTTGGGTTTGATTTTTCTGCCCAAACTCTGGTACCAGCATAAACAG